The stretch of DNA ctgtccctccccctctttctcgctctctccatctgtctcctcctccacagaacGATCCTGACAAGGAGTATAACATGCCCAAGGACGGCACTGTCCATGAGCTAACCAGCAACGTAAGCTTCCCCTTAGCCTTGTGCTCTCACACGCAGCCTGGTGTACGTCACAGCCTGAAGGctaatgtgtctctctctccctcttgtctctctctctctccctctggtctctctctatctctccctcttgtctctctctctcctccctcgccaGGCCATCCTCTTCCTGCAGCAGCTGTTGGACTTCCAGGAGACGGCCGGGGCCATGTTGGCATCTCAAGGTAGGCCAGGTCTACAGCCTggactgttctctctcttctctcttctctcttctctcttctctctccctgtctctatctctccctgtctccatggCTTAGGGTTATCTCTGCCGCCACACTGCCCCTTGCAGGTATCCATCTCCCAGATCCAGTTAGGTGTGAGTGGTCAGTGTTGCCCGGGGGCCGGTTGTCATGGCGTCGGAGTTAACCCTAGGTCCATGTGGCGTTGGAGGGCAGTGaacgtgtgtgttgtctgtgccgAGAGTGGTCGACCATCCCATCTCTAGAACAGagggaccccccctccccctcttctctggtTGTGTCCATCAGCGTTTTCCACTAGTTCgacttcctccttcctgttcctgttttgCCTCTTCCTGTACTGTGCTGACTCTTgaccctccttcacctctctttcCCCTGCGAATGACACTGCCTTTCTCTGCCTCTAGAGGGAGCCCCCTACACACCCTCCAGTTTTTTTAGGATTTGCTGGGtacaaatgattcagctttggGTTTAGAATTTACATTTCCTCCGTTTTCTTCAGGGAATAATTAATACTTGACAAATTAGTTTTAAGTCATtttagaagaaaaaataaaccCAGAAAGGTGAATTTTTAGACAAATATAGTATGCTATTTTGGTAATCCAGGGCTTTGAAGGGGGCTTCCCTTTTCCTTGCCaggctccgctccgctccgctcctccctcccccccccccacaaccatGTCCGCTTCGCTGTCTGGCTGTCAACTGTTGGCTACACTGCTTACTCTGCACTAACTAACCTTTTATCTAACCTTTTACACTttgcttctcttctctctctctgttatctttttccctctcttttgccTTGCGTCTGCCCCCGTAGTACTGGGGGACACTTATAATATACCTATAGACCCCCGAGGTAAGACACTTTGGGGCCCCAGTGTTTTACATGGTCTGTCTACCAGATGTTGTTCAGATATCTGTATTAACATGTTCATTTACATGTGAGTAATAATGCTTGTTGGCTTAGAGAAGCCCATTGATGGAGACACTTATCATGCCTCAGGGATTCCATGTGAAGCTCTGGAGTGCATGTTATGGAAATAACGTTGTCATGCTACCATGGAAACTCCTAAAGCCCTGCTTCTAATCAAAAAAGATATTTGAATTGCAATAGCaaagtgtatgtatgtacatGCCCTTTGGGATTTAGGGAGATTCATTTGTAAGATAAAAATGTATGTAAGAATTGCTCAAGTATAACATGACTATGTAACCAGAGGTTGGAGTCTGTACGTATGTTCATTCTGTGTTTGAATCGTTCAGAGACCAGCTCTTCAGCCAGCAGCTACAGCTCAGAGTTCAGCAGGAGGCTCCTCAGCACCTACATATGTAAGCACCTCACCTCGAGTCTCTAAGACAAAACTTCGGCTTGGTTTTTCGCGTATAAGCCACAATACCCAAAGAGAGAAGTCCAGCTTGGACGTTTCCTGAATGCAGTTGTTGTGTTCCAGGCAAGGTGCTGGGGAACCTACAGCTGAATCTGCTCAGTAAATCCAAAGTGTACGAAGACACGGCTCTGAGCGCCATCTTTCTCCACAACAACTACAACTACATCCTCAAGTCTCTGGAGAAGTAGGTCACAGCACCAGCCTCCGCCCTCACACCCATCCACACCATCCCACGCCTCTCACCTTGATATCTGGTCTGtcagcaccagcaccaccaaCCACTTTATGGACGTCAGTCACCCGGGTGGCATTACCAAGAgatgtgtaacccctgtgtgtgcgtgtgtgtgtgtctcagatcaGAGCTGATCCAGCTGGTCACAGTCACCCAGAAGAAGGCAGAGGGCTCCTACAGAGAACTGATCGAGCAGCAGGTCCACATGTACCAGCGCAGGTGCGTTCAGACAGCATGGCCTCTGGAACCCCTGCTCAGATCTCCCCTCTGTGACCTCGCTGTCACGTGAGCTGTGATTCTAAGTCAACCACGTCCCGGCTCATGCTGTGCTGTCTGTTTTCTAGCTGGCTCAAGGTCACCGAGCACCTCACCGACAGGAACATGCCGGCATTCCAGCCCGGCGCCAAGGTGGTACTGCTGAACAGACACGGATCACATGGTTGTCTCTTGTCAGATGTAGTTGTGTGATTTTTCCTTTTCTGTGTATCTCTAGCTGAAGGACAAGGAGCGTCAGGTTATCAAAGACAAGTTCAAGGTAAGGTGATCACCCCTCTTGATGTTTTCCCTCAGCTTACCGTGAAAACGCATAAGTCTGTACTCTGGGTCTGGGAATGCAGGGTTTAACGGCTGCGTCAGTATTGATgtgactctctgtctcccccggcAGGGCTTTAACGATGGTCTGGAGGAACTGTGCAAGATCCAGAAGGTCTGGGCCATCCCAGACAAGGGCCAGCGGGATGCCATCCGCCAGGCCCAGAAGAGGATGGTGTCAGAGGCCTATAGGAACTTCCTCCAAAGGTCAGTCACTAGGATTACTTCCTACTTTTATGACCGTTCATCTTCTAAACGTGTGtcagtcttaacccttgtgctgccttcgggttaCATGACCCAAaagttcacaacgaaccatcgttatgtttactcaattttacccaatacaaaaacaaatggcattttattttaaccttcgcaatgtggggggtctgagacagcccgacggttaaaagaaaatgcttcactttgtttttgtatgcggtaaagttgtcgcaatacgacggtgggtcacaatgactgatgggtcagaatgacccgaagataacacaagggttaagacccgGTGTTTGACCCCCAAAAAACGTTGATCTGTTTTTTCCACAGATACACCAACATCTCATTCACCAAGAACCCTGAGAAGTATAACAAGTACAAGCctgagcaggtggaggagatgatTGAGAGGCTTTTTGACACCTCAGCTTAAGACACACCCATTGGTCACGCCTTCTTAAGCCACAAACACTTCCTGACACTGATTTCAGTGTGCGATACACCCATTGGTCACGTCTTCTGAACCCTCAACCAAACCCCAAACACTCATTTCAGTTTCGTGGATCATCTGCTACGAAGAAAAGACCTCCGTCAAATCCGTCATCGCCTTGTGTCTGATGAATGTTAATTTTattgtataaaaataaatgtatttatatgtaGTTGACCTGTGAGCACCTCGATCTAATAAAGCAAAGCCTGCGATTTACTCAAGTTGATTTGTTTTGTAGGTGAGCAATTTAATTACAGAAGGacagtgaaactcataattggCTGGAACAACTAGTCGGTGACAACAGCAAATCTAATAGAAAAGCTATTATCTGCACAGAATACAATTACTGGTGTTTCCTCTCCTATCCGTCTTCAACTCTGCGTCAAAACACGGCGTTTTAGAAGGGACAAGATGAGTTAGGAAGGTAACTCTACCAGCAAGGTAACTGTTTCTGAGGGTTAATGTGAAACTTCATACTTTATTCTGACCTTGAAATCTCATTCGTTTTCAGCTGTGGTAAATGTGAGAGTAAAGCATCTTCCCCTTCTTGCTGGACCTTGTGTTCGAGGGAGAAGAGGGCCTCGTGTGTAACATGAGGCTGAAACCATGTGCTGCTGGAGGGTTCTTGATACAGCCATGAAGTTCTGTTCATGAAGACTGGGTGGGCACGGAGGAGATCTGCCTTCCAAGTTCTAAGATAAAagtcagctggctgagcggttagggaatcgggctagtaatcagaaggttgcaggttcgattccaagCCATGtgtaaatgacgttgtgtaagGTTTACCTTGTGGTTCACCTCACACATGCTGCACACTGATTCAACTATTCTGTTCACAATAAATTCACAGACGGCTTGTTTTCTTCTAATAACTGGAACTTACACTTTCAAACTGTGTAGAGAAAATAGACAGATCCACCCCACTggcatttttttacatttacatttagcagacgctcttatccagagcgacttacagtaagtacagggacattcccccaaggcaaggcacttcaccctacttgccttgggggaatgtccccggaATTactgtgggtgagggggggctggaggagagggaggctggaggagagggggcggaggagaggggggctggagaagacggaggctggaggagagggggctgaaggagaggggggctggaggagaggggggctggaggagagggaggctggaagagagggaggctggaggagagggggctggaggagagggggctggaggagagggaggctggaggagaggggggctggaggagagggggctggaggagagggaggctggaggagaggggggctggaagagagggaggctggaggagagggaggctggaggagaggggggctggaggagaggggggctggaggagagggggctggaggagagggggctggaggagagggggctggaggagagggaggctggaggaggggaggctggaggagaggggggctggaggagagggggctggaggaaagggggctggaggagagggggctggaggagagggaggctggaggagagggggctggaggagagggaggctggaggaaagggggctggaggagagggggctgaaggagagggggctggaggagaggggggctggaggagagggggctggaggagagggaggctggaggagaggggggctggaggagaggggggctggaggagaggaggccggaggagagggggccggaggagagggaggctggaggagaggggggctggaggagaggggggctggaggagagggaggctggaggagagggggctggaggagagggaggctggaggagaggggggctggaggagagggaggctggaggagaggggggctggaggagagggaggctggaggagaggggggctggaggagatggagatggaggctggaggagaggggggctggaggagagggaggctggaggagaggggggctggaggagaggggggctggaggagaggggggctggaggagatggagatggaggctggaggagagggggcaggaggagagggaggctggaggagaggggggctggaggagaggggggctggaggaaaggggggctggaggagagggggctggaggagagggggctggaggagagggaggctggaggaggggaggctggaggagaggggggctggaggagagggaggctggaggagagggggctggaggaaagggggctggaggagaggggggctggaggagagggggctgaaggagagggaggctggaggagaggggggctggaggagatggaggctggaggagatggaggctggaggagagggggctggaggagagggaggctggaggagaggggggctggaggagaggggggctggaggaaagggggctggaggagagggggctggaggagagggaggctggaggagagggggctggaggagagggaggctggaggaaagggggctggaggagagggggctgaaggagagggggctggaggagaggggggctggaggagagggggctggaggagagggaggctggaggagaggggggctggaggagaggggggctggaggagaggaggccggaggagagggggccggaggagagggaggctggaggagaggggggctggaggagaggggggctggaggagagggaggctggaggagagggggctggaggagagggaggctggaggagaggggggctggaggagagggaggctggaggagaggggggctggaggagagggaggctggaggagagggaggctggaggagagggggctggaggagagggaggctggaggagaggggggctggaggagagggaggctggaggagaggggggctggaggaaagggggctgaaggagagggggctggaggagagggggctggaggagaggggggctggaggagaggggggctggaggagaggggggctggaggaggatcaGGGAACACTGTCAACACAGCATGCTGTCCTCACTGCCCCAACAGGCTCCACACCAGAATCACAACTTTCTCCGACCGCTCGACTCCTCTGAGGTGATCACGCAGAGTGCAGAGGAGCGTTACGTGTGTTTTACTGTCCTGTGGCAATAGACTCCAAAGCCCATATCATTCCCAAGGGAAAGCAGGAAAGTCTGGGTTGTCGGATCCTGTTTTTCCACATGGTATTTTAGGCGTGGTTGAAGAAGTCTATCTCAATAGTCTCTCTTGATGGAGCTTGCGATGGGTTCATGTCATCTGAGCAGCCGACATCATTTtctgcatgtgtttcttcagtcCGGCAACCGAACAGGAAAAACAGTAACAGTATCGAGAAAGTGCTGACAACAAACGTGAAGATAGATGGATATCCGGTAAACTCATAAACCGGGTTTGAATTTACAATGTAGTTATTTAGAGTAATGAGGCCGGGCACCAGCAAGAGGCAATGTCCCTGTCGGTCCCATTACTGCAAGTGTAGCGCTGGCTTTGTGGCTGGCTCATTACAGCTGCCAGACCTCACCACCAAATCACCTCAGCGCCAACACGACTGCTGGAGAGGAGACACAATCAGGGTGCCACCAGGGCCCTATGACACTGCTGGGGACACGAGAGCTCATTACAATGTGTCTGCTGAGTGGAAATTGGAAAAAGGTGGAAGCTTAACCTTAGTATCTTTGGATTCCTTACTTATCAGACTGACTTCTCATGGGAACTTTTAAGTGGACCGATTTTTGTTCACCTGTTGTATTTTGCACAGGTTGTATAAGTGTCACTTTATAGGAGTTTTAAAGATTGTGCGACTATTTAAAATCTATTTTCTTTAAATCAATCTCTCCAATTTATAGTTCGGAGAGCACACATGATGAGGGATTTAAGTGTGAGATCAGGTGTAAAGATATCTTCCTACGAAGGTTGTGATGGGTCCTCATTTCATACCCAGTCAGTTTGCAAGCTTGTTATGCCTACAAGTTCTAGTATTATTACAGTCAATGCCGACTCCAGCTGTCATGCCCAACGGTAGGAAACTAACTTTGAGATCAAAGCCTTTTCTATCTGGCATTTCACTCAATTTTTGCATGTACTGGAGATGTCTCCTTTCAGACAGACTGTTGATCCCATTGAAAGACCGATGCGAAAGGGTTGCATAACCTAAGAAGTCTGATTAGGTTGATTGTGCATGTCTCGCTCTTGAATCAGAATGATGTGAGGTGCAAAGGAGGGCTGTTTTCCTTTATTCTGTATCGTGGGAGTTTTCTTTTGCTACGTTTTTCTTCCCAACACCCTCTTGACAAAAACATGCCGCTCATTGTTTGCATTCCAGAAAACGTGTGCGATAGAAGGTTTCCATGCTGAGATAGCAAGAGAATTGCCAGGATGCAAACAGAAAAATAATAGCGAATGGGTTTTACATGGAACGTCAACCCGGCACTAACATTTGAAAGATAAATCTAGCAAACTTTCTAAATAAACCCAACACTGTACTGGTGGTCATGGAGACAGGGGCTGAGATACTAGATACTCACCCATCAAATACACTGATCCACACACGAGGCAATGGAGAAACCAAATGGATTTATTTCCTTAATGGTCGAGGTGCTATGTACACACATATGCCAGACTACAAGGATACAGCAGGTTTTACACTTCAATGCAAACAGATGGACACCTCATATTAAATAACTAGTTTCACAATCCTAacatgttttttcttcttcaggtGGCAGAATGAAAGGGTAGGGTACTACTTTCATTCTGCGTCCGTTTGAGTCACCCAAGTCTCGAAGGCTGTCAGATTAACACTATCGAAAGCAGCACAGTCCACACGTCACATTAAATGAGCCAGCAACACTCGCTTTTTTCCACTGACTGTACAAAATCATGCTGCACATCATTGCCAACAACACGAAGCAGTGGCTAGATTAGACTAGCAACATCCATGAGAGTTTACTTCTTTTTGTTTgtaattttgtatttatttttgaccTGTACATGACTTGGTAGATGCAAGTTACATAACGGCTTGTGTTTAAACTTATTTTATAGACCAGTAATGGCTACAGCTGTTTCTTCGCTGTTGACACAGGCCTCCAGTAGAACTTTACAAGACAGTTCTCCTCCCACAAAATTGCCATAATTGTTTCAAGATACTTCCAATCGAGAGAAATGAACCATGATGATGTTCCATCCTTCTGACATTTTGCTCACAGTTTTACTTCATAAGCAACTTCGTAGGAATGTTTATTGAACGACAGAATCTGTCTATTTTCTCTACACAGTTTGAAAGTGTAAGTTCCAGTTATTAGAAGAAAACAAGCCGTCCGTGAATTTATTGTGAACAGAATAGTTGAATCAGTGTGCAGCATGTGTTAGGTGAACCACAAGGTAAACCAACGTTTAAATATTAGAGATTGAGCTCCATGTTTCATTCACCTTGACAAGGCTGCATGGATCAAGCTCACTGACCTCACACGAGAACGACGACTGTGACAAGTGGATGATCTTGCGACACGCTAACACGTTCAGCCTCTTCCTATCAAGTCATTATTTAGAAGCCAGGAAATGACACAAAACCAACCCTTGGCCCCTCGTATGAAATTTACACATTGCCTTTTTTGGAAGTGGTATTTTCTGCTACTAACTGGTTTTCGTGTGGTACCACCAcggtctctctctgcccactGGGGATCAAACTGCCAGTCATGTTCTCACTGCCAGTCATGTTCTCACTGCCACTGCTCTGAGGATCCTGCCTGCTGCCGCGGTCCATCTGCAGGCCCGTCTTCAGCCCACGCTTGTCTTCCGCAGTCCCGCTCTGAGGCTGGCTCTGATTGGATGTTTCACTGGACCCGCCCTCCACACTGCTGACCGTATGAACCGCCTGAACCACATGCACCTTGTTGACCACGCTCTTCCTGAAGGCGCACCCAAACACCTTCCGGAAGCCTTTGCGGAAGTGTTTGGACACGAGGGCGTAGACGATGGGGTTGAGGCAGGAGTTGGCGTAGGCCACCAGGTGGGAGAGGATGCGGAGGACGTAGGTGACGTGGTTGAGGGGGAAGCGTCCGGACCACATGCAGAGGAGGACCAGGTGATGGGGCAGCCAGCAGAGACAGAAGAGCACTGCCACGATGATGATCATCTTGGTGACCTTGCGCTTGGCCCGCCTGATCTCCGACATGTCCTTCATGGGGTCCACGGTGGTCCACAGGTAATGGATGGTCCGGGCGTAGGTCAGGCTGAGCACCAGGACGGGGAGGAGGTAGCCAAACACGAAGGTGCAGACGTCCATTGCCCTGCGTTGCCGGGCCTCCCATGCGGGGATGCAGAGCAGGCTGCCATCCAGGTCAATCAGCTGGTAGTAACTGAGGTAAGGGGAAGAGAAGACCAGGGACATGCCCCACACCAGGCAGATGGATGTGAGGGCGTTCCTAGGCGTCCTCATCTCTCTGGAGCGGAGAGGGTAGCGGATGGCTAGGTACCTGTCATACAGAGGAGCAGTAAGAAGTCTTGTGTTGACACAGAAAATCACTTGTTGTACATGATCTTATCTATTATTTTAATCTAGGTAAATCGACTTACTTAAACA from Osmerus eperlanus chromosome 12, fOsmEpe2.1, whole genome shotgun sequence encodes:
- the LOC134031298 gene encoding galanin receptor 2a, translated to MNTSSLNHSSTTWKPESVIISLAFSLIFLVGTVGNCLVLAVLLRNGHMKTTNLFILNLGVADLCFIVFCVPFQATIYTLDEWVFGSFVCKLVHFIIFLTMYASIFTLVAVSLDRYLAIRYPLRSREMRTPRNALTSICLVWGMSLVFSSPYLSYYQLIDLDGSLLCIPAWEARQRRAMDVCTFVFGYLLPVLVLSLTYARTIHYLWTTVDPMKDMSEIRRAKRKVTKMIIIVAVLFCLCWLPHHLVLLCMWSGRFPLNHVTYVLRILSHLVAYANSCLNPIVYALVSKHFRKGFRKVFGCAFRKSVVNKVHVVQAVHTVSSVEGGSSETSNQSQPQSGTAEDKRGLKTGLQMDRGSRQDPQSSGSENMTGSENMTGSLIPSGQRETVVVPHENQLVAENTTSKKGNV